One genomic window of Paraburkholderia phytofirmans PsJN includes the following:
- a CDS encoding ferredoxin reductase domain-containing protein, with the protein MHDKFLSVVVTRKWQLAESYHAVELQTRCRSELPSFDDGSCVTLVRDDVICKEKIYPLCRFTSRPRAYVIAVRQDDADTDAKTADISLSQGDEAFIVTTRSPTVILDGRTQSLLFAGGVGAASIAGIATRLALAGQKFELHNFARSPERAVFRNELDALKSESRVYHHFGLDADRLEQATSHAISPVQANTQIYCSGPPAFMDLIERQARDWVYPANIHKIFLGDRRSA; encoded by the coding sequence ATGCACGACAAATTCCTCTCAGTCGTCGTTACACGGAAATGGCAACTTGCCGAGAGTTATCACGCCGTTGAACTTCAAACCAGATGCAGATCCGAACTGCCGTCGTTTGACGATGGGTCTTGCGTCACACTTGTTCGCGACGATGTCATCTGCAAAGAGAAAATATATCCCCTGTGCCGTTTTACTTCTCGGCCGCGTGCGTACGTCATCGCCGTGAGACAAGACGATGCCGACACGGATGCGAAAACAGCGGACATTTCGTTGAGTCAAGGCGACGAGGCGTTTATCGTGACGACACGCAGTCCTACGGTTATTTTGGACGGCCGTACCCAATCGTTACTGTTTGCGGGAGGTGTCGGCGCGGCGTCGATCGCGGGGATTGCGACACGGCTGGCGTTGGCGGGGCAGAAATTCGAGTTGCACAACTTTGCCCGGTCTCCTGAACGAGCAGTCTTTCGGAATGAGCTAGACGCGCTCAAAAGCGAAAGTCGGGTTTATCACCATTTTGGTCTGGATGCTGACCGACTGGAGCAGGCGACTTCTCACGCGATAAGCCCAGTGCAGGCTAACACTCAGATTTACTGCAGTGGTCCGCCGGCGTTTATGGATCTCATCGAGCGTCAGGCTCGCGACTGGGTGTATCCGGCCAATATCCACAAAATTTTCCTGGGTGACAGAAGAAGCGCATAG
- a CDS encoding NmrA family NAD(P)-binding protein, producing MQQRNYLVTAAAGKTGVHTVRHLLEGGHGVRALVHREDERSAALRKAGAEVIVGDLLEHDDAIRATEGVSGAYLCYPVRPGFIQATAYFADAARRANLDVVVNMSQISAREDSKSHAARDHWIAERVLDWSGVPTVHLRPTFFSEWLTFPWVRDPIVKEGKIALPYGNGRHAPISAEDQARVIAAILAQPSTHIGKTYPLYGPVELSQQEIADAVGNVSGRKIVYSPTSIEDYRKHLETYGLPEFMIQHFLEVAIDYQNGIFAGTNDVIEKITGQAPQTIDAFVAANREAFQ from the coding sequence GGTAACAGCCGCCGCTGGCAAGACTGGCGTGCACACAGTCCGTCACCTTCTTGAAGGCGGTCACGGCGTTCGCGCCCTTGTCCACCGCGAGGACGAAAGAAGCGCAGCGCTTCGAAAGGCCGGCGCCGAAGTCATCGTGGGTGATCTTCTGGAACACGACGATGCGATACGCGCCACGGAGGGCGTTTCGGGCGCCTACCTGTGCTATCCCGTGCGTCCGGGGTTCATTCAGGCAACCGCATACTTCGCGGACGCGGCGCGGCGCGCAAATCTCGACGTCGTGGTGAACATGTCGCAGATCTCCGCTCGCGAAGACTCGAAGAGTCACGCTGCCCGCGATCACTGGATCGCAGAGCGTGTTCTGGACTGGTCGGGCGTGCCGACCGTCCACCTCCGCCCCACGTTCTTCTCGGAATGGCTGACGTTTCCGTGGGTGCGCGACCCCATCGTGAAAGAAGGAAAGATTGCGCTTCCTTACGGCAACGGACGCCATGCACCGATCTCCGCCGAAGACCAGGCGCGAGTGATCGCAGCGATTCTCGCTCAGCCGTCAACGCATATCGGCAAGACGTACCCGCTGTATGGTCCCGTCGAACTCAGCCAGCAGGAGATCGCCGACGCGGTCGGCAATGTGTCGGGCCGCAAAATCGTCTACAGCCCGACAAGCATCGAGGACTATCGCAAGCATCTGGAAACATACGGTCTGCCCGAATTCATGATCCAGCATTTTCTGGAAGTGGCAATCGACTACCAGAACGGCATCTTCGCTGGTACCAACGACGTGATCGAAAAGATCACCGGACAAGCGCCGCAAACAATCGACGCATTTGTCGCCGCCAATCGCGAGGCGTTCCAGTAA
- a CDS encoding SDR family oxidoreductase: MKLSGNTIFITGGTSGIGRALAEAFHRKGNKVIVSGRRKALLDDVANTNPGIDTVELDVDDPAQIQNVANELITKYPSLNVVINNAGIMPFDDVTGPFDDAQAVHLINTNLLGPARISGAFVEHLKTRPEAVIINNSSVVAYIPMAMAALYSATKAAIHSYSLSQRFALRETSVRVLEIAPPWVDTDLVHKSGDPRAMQVEPFIAEIMALLESATTEVVVEAARQLRTSAGPNEHGIVDYFNQMILDNPLPTP, translated from the coding sequence ATGAAACTCAGCGGAAATACGATCTTTATTACCGGCGGCACCTCGGGTATCGGCCGGGCACTTGCAGAGGCGTTTCATCGTAAAGGCAACAAGGTGATCGTCAGCGGACGCCGCAAGGCCTTGCTGGATGACGTCGCCAACACAAATCCGGGCATCGACACAGTAGAGCTCGATGTCGATGACCCGGCGCAAATTCAAAATGTCGCGAATGAGTTGATCACGAAATATCCGTCGCTCAATGTCGTCATCAACAATGCGGGAATCATGCCGTTTGACGATGTAACCGGCCCCTTCGACGACGCGCAGGCGGTGCATTTAATCAACACCAATCTGCTGGGACCCGCGCGGATCAGCGGTGCATTCGTCGAACACCTCAAGACACGACCGGAGGCGGTCATCATCAACAATAGCTCGGTTGTCGCGTACATTCCGATGGCAATGGCGGCACTCTACTCGGCAACCAAGGCCGCCATTCACTCGTACTCGCTTTCTCAGCGTTTTGCGTTGCGCGAGACTTCCGTTCGCGTGTTGGAGATTGCCCCGCCTTGGGTTGACACAGATCTTGTCCATAAGAGCGGCGATCCGCGAGCGATGCAAGTCGAGCCGTTCATCGCGGAGATAATGGCGCTTCTCGAAAGCGCGACGACTGAAGTCGTCGTAGAAGCCGCCAGGCAGTTGCGGACCAGTGCGGGACCGAACGAGCACGGCATTGTGGATTATTTCAATCAGATGATTTTAGATAACCCGCTGCCGACTCCCTGA